Proteins encoded within one genomic window of Labrys wisconsinensis:
- the hfq gene encoding RNA chaperone Hfq, which translates to MAAERAQNLQDTFLNNVRKNKVPLTIFLVNGVKLQGVVTWFDNFCVLLRRDGHSQLVYKHAISTIMPGHPIQLFEGGEIEGADKL; encoded by the coding sequence ATGGCGGCGGAACGAGCACAAAATCTACAGGACACGTTTCTCAACAATGTCCGCAAGAACAAGGTGCCGTTGACGATCTTTCTGGTAAACGGCGTGAAGCTTCAGGGTGTCGTGACGTGGTTTGATAATTTTTGCGTGTTGCTCCGTCGTGACGGGCATTCCCAGCTCGTCTACAAGCACGCCATCTCCACCATCATGCCCGGCCACCCGATCCAGCTCTTCGAGGGTGGTGAAATCGAAGGCGCCGACAAGCTCTGA
- the mazG gene encoding nucleoside triphosphate pyrophosphohydrolase, with amino-acid sequence MTPGRDIARLIEIMAALRTPGTGCPWDLEQDFATIAPYTIEEAYEVADAIARGDLADLRDELGDLLLQVVFHARMAEEAGTFAFPDVVEAITAKLIRRHPHVFGDARSLSPEAVKALWGAIKAEEKAERAARHGAAPEGVLAGVPLGMPALTRAVKLQEKAGKVGFDWNDIRTVLAKVREEADEIEAALEEGAPQDALAGEIGDLMFAVANVARHAGVDAEAALRGANAKFERRFAFIEAALAARGRAPAGSSLEEMDGLWNEAKRHGL; translated from the coding sequence ATGACGCCCGGCCGCGACATCGCCCGCCTGATCGAGATCATGGCCGCCCTGCGCACGCCCGGCACCGGCTGCCCCTGGGACCTGGAGCAGGATTTTGCGACCATCGCCCCCTACACGATCGAGGAGGCCTACGAGGTGGCCGACGCCATCGCCCGCGGCGACCTCGCCGACCTCCGCGACGAGCTCGGCGACCTCCTGCTGCAGGTGGTGTTCCATGCCCGGATGGCCGAGGAGGCAGGCACCTTCGCCTTCCCCGACGTGGTCGAGGCGATCACGGCCAAGCTGATCCGCCGCCATCCCCACGTGTTCGGCGATGCCCGCTCCCTGTCGCCGGAGGCGGTGAAGGCGCTCTGGGGCGCGATCAAGGCCGAGGAGAAGGCCGAGCGCGCGGCGCGGCACGGGGCGGCGCCGGAGGGCGTCCTCGCCGGCGTGCCGCTCGGCATGCCCGCCCTCACCCGCGCGGTGAAGCTGCAGGAGAAGGCGGGCAAGGTCGGCTTCGACTGGAACGACATCCGCACCGTGCTGGCCAAGGTGCGCGAGGAGGCGGACGAGATCGAGGCCGCGCTCGAGGAAGGCGCGCCGCAGGACGCGCTCGCCGGCGAGATCGGCGACCTGATGTTCGCCGTCGCCAACGTCGCCCGCCACGCCGGCGTGGACGCCGAGGCGGCGCTGCGCGGCGCCAATGCCAAGTTCGAGCGGCGATTCGCCTTCATCGAGGCGGCGCTGGCCGCCCGCGGCCGCGCGCCCGCCGGGTCCTCGCTGGAGGAGATGGACGGGCTGTGGAACGAGGCGAAGCGGCACGGGCTCTGA
- a CDS encoding GlcG/HbpS family heme-binding protein: MTAPPQTSAPPPYGAPISLDRAKAVMEAAEAEATREGWSMVIAIVDSGGNLVMVHRMDQAQLGSILVAQQKAETALRFRRPTKAFQDAVADGGMHLRLLAMSNALPLEGGLPLIHDGRIIGAIGVSGMASAQDAQVARAGLVVLV; this comes from the coding sequence ATGACCGCACCGCCTCAGACCTCGGCCCCGCCGCCCTATGGCGCGCCCATCTCGCTGGACAGGGCCAAGGCGGTGATGGAGGCCGCCGAGGCGGAGGCGACGCGCGAGGGCTGGTCGATGGTGATCGCCATCGTCGATTCCGGCGGCAACCTGGTGATGGTGCACCGGATGGACCAGGCCCAGCTCGGCAGCATCCTCGTCGCCCAGCAGAAGGCGGAGACGGCGTTGCGCTTTCGCCGGCCGACCAAGGCCTTCCAGGACGCGGTCGCCGACGGCGGCATGCATCTGCGCCTCCTGGCGATGAGCAACGCCCTGCCGCTGGAGGGCGGCCTGCCGCTGATCCACGACGGCCGCATCATCGGCGCCATCGGCGTCTCCGGCATGGCCTCGGCCCAGGACGCCCAGGTCGCTCGCGCCGGACTGGTGGTCCTGGTCTGA
- a CDS encoding GntR family transcriptional regulator has product MHGPRLGHPPGSLNARRPQAKRFFVVKSIAPGCSTRVRALWRSKDAGLVIALTPLQARIRDHLDVQFSRALTPGDRVNEAEIADQLGVSRTPVREVLLQLAAEGVVEYQPRRGFRLLRFSQEKKAFEAADGGSLDDRVMRDMALGALDAVISERALMQRYGVPHGTLVSTLRRLMRDQLVEPSFGRGWIFADVGPAALADSYRFRQIVEPAAILSDAYAPDAGALQALDREHAEAIEAIDGMARRRLFDLDARFHALVARGANSQYLTHAIERQNNIRRVNEYIGFIRLERIRHSMVEHRGIIAAVLTGDRQLASALMRVHLQVSERETFLHLSDDLELVRTGRVRLHED; this is encoded by the coding sequence ATGCACGGCCCAAGGCTCGGGCACCCCCCGGGCAGCCTCAATGCAAGACGCCCTCAGGCGAAGCGTTTTTTTGTGGTAAAAAGCATCGCGCCCGGATGCAGCACCCGCGTCCGGGCGTTGTGGCGAAGCAAGGATGCCGGCCTCGTGATTGCGCTGACCCCTCTCCAGGCCCGGATCCGGGACCACCTCGACGTCCAGTTTTCCCGCGCGCTCACGCCCGGCGACCGGGTCAACGAGGCCGAGATCGCCGACCAGCTGGGCGTATCGCGGACGCCGGTGCGCGAGGTGCTGCTGCAGCTCGCGGCCGAGGGCGTGGTCGAGTACCAGCCGCGCCGCGGCTTCCGTCTGCTGCGTTTTTCGCAGGAGAAGAAAGCCTTCGAAGCCGCGGACGGCGGGTCGCTCGACGACCGGGTGATGCGCGACATGGCGCTGGGCGCGCTCGACGCCGTGATCAGCGAGCGGGCGCTGATGCAGCGTTACGGCGTGCCGCACGGGACGCTGGTCTCGACGCTGCGGCGGCTGATGCGTGACCAGCTCGTCGAGCCCTCCTTCGGCCGCGGCTGGATCTTTGCGGATGTCGGCCCGGCGGCGCTGGCCGACAGCTACCGCTTCCGCCAGATCGTCGAGCCGGCGGCGATCCTGTCCGACGCCTATGCCCCCGACGCCGGGGCGTTGCAGGCGCTGGACCGGGAGCACGCCGAAGCCATCGAGGCGATCGACGGGATGGCGCGGCGGCGGCTGTTCGACCTCGACGCCCGGTTTCACGCCCTGGTCGCGCGCGGAGCGAACAGCCAGTACCTGACCCACGCGATCGAGCGGCAGAACAACATCCGCCGCGTCAACGAATATATCGGCTTCATCCGGCTCGAGCGGATCCGGCACTCGATGGTCGAGCATCGCGGCATCATCGCCGCGGTGCTGACGGGCGACCGACAGCTCGCCTCGGCCCTGATGCGCGTCCATCTGCAGGTCTCGGAACGCGAAACCTTCCTGCATCTGAGCGACGACCTGGAACTGGTCCGGACCGGCCGGGTGCGCCTGCACGAGGATTGA
- a CDS encoding aminotransferase, producing MNAPAQSWERREIGSFFHTFTDLPSLREAGPVVFARGEGAYVQDTAGRRYFEANSGLWNMTLGFSEARLAEVARRQYAALPGYHTFFGRNSGPTVELAERMLALAPVPMSRVFFTNSGSEANESVVKLLWLMWAGEGQPRRRKLITRRNAYHGATVMASSLTGKDYVGAFGLPGPEIVTLGCPHAWRCAAPGEDETAFVRRLAAELEATIRAEGPDTIAGMFAEPVMGAGGVIVPPAGYFAAIQPILRGHGIPLVADEVICGFGRTGELWGSLAVGLLPDIVVASKSMSAGYFPMGAVMLSPEIDRRVTAACEAWEEFPHGFTTGGHPVGCAISLEAIRIITEDGILENVRSVGARFQEGLRTLARHPLVGEARGIGLMGALEMVSDKETRAPCPGEWRIGERIARMAGERGMIIRPLGSSVVLAPPFISSAQQIDDLVGVLGAILDEIEAGRGRQAA from the coding sequence ATGAACGCGCCAGCCCAATCCTGGGAGCGCCGCGAGATCGGCAGCTTCTTCCATACCTTCACCGACCTGCCGTCCCTGCGGGAGGCCGGACCGGTCGTCTTCGCCCGGGGGGAGGGGGCCTATGTCCAGGACACGGCGGGGCGTCGGTATTTCGAGGCCAATTCCGGCCTGTGGAACATGACGCTCGGCTTCAGCGAGGCACGCCTCGCCGAGGTCGCCCGCCGGCAATATGCGGCCCTTCCGGGCTACCACACCTTCTTCGGACGCAATTCCGGGCCGACGGTGGAACTCGCCGAGCGCATGCTGGCGCTGGCGCCGGTGCCGATGAGCCGGGTGTTCTTCACCAATTCCGGCTCGGAGGCGAACGAGTCGGTGGTCAAGCTCCTGTGGCTGATGTGGGCGGGCGAGGGGCAGCCCCGGCGCCGCAAGCTCATCACCCGCCGCAACGCCTATCATGGGGCGACGGTGATGGCCTCCAGCCTGACGGGCAAGGACTATGTCGGCGCCTTCGGCCTGCCGGGGCCGGAGATCGTCACGCTGGGCTGTCCGCACGCCTGGCGCTGCGCGGCGCCGGGCGAGGACGAGACCGCCTTCGTGCGCCGGCTCGCGGCCGAGCTGGAGGCGACGATCCGCGCCGAGGGCCCCGACACCATCGCCGGCATGTTCGCCGAGCCGGTCATGGGCGCCGGCGGCGTGATCGTGCCGCCGGCCGGCTATTTCGCCGCGATCCAGCCGATCCTGCGCGGGCACGGCATCCCGCTCGTCGCCGACGAGGTGATCTGCGGCTTCGGCCGCACGGGCGAGCTCTGGGGATCGCTGGCGGTGGGGCTCCTGCCCGACATCGTCGTCGCCTCCAAGAGCATGTCGGCCGGCTATTTCCCGATGGGAGCGGTGATGCTCTCGCCGGAGATCGACCGGCGCGTCACGGCCGCCTGCGAGGCCTGGGAGGAGTTCCCGCACGGCTTCACCACAGGCGGCCATCCCGTCGGCTGCGCCATCTCCCTGGAAGCGATTCGCATCATCACCGAGGACGGCATCCTGGAGAACGTCCGCAGCGTGGGCGCGCGCTTCCAGGAGGGGCTGCGCACGCTGGCGCGGCATCCGCTGGTCGGCGAGGCGCGCGGCATCGGACTGATGGGCGCGCTGGAAATGGTGTCCGACAAGGAGACGAGGGCGCCGTGCCCGGGGGAGTGGCGCATCGGCGAGCGGATCGCGCGGATGGCCGGCGAGCGCGGCATGATCATCCGCCCGCTCGGCTCCTCGGTGGTGCTCGCGCCGCCGTTCATCTCGTCGGCGCAGCAGATCGACGACCTCGTGGGGGTGCTCGGCGCCATCCTCGACGAGATCGAGGCCGGGCGCGGCCGTCAGGCCGCGTGA
- a CDS encoding dienelactone hydrolase family protein, with product MGERIKLTTVDGFSLNAYRAAPSGKPKGGVVLLQEVWGLNSWIRSEVERYAREGYLCVAPATMDRLDYGFESENYGPDHFATVGQLMKAFDPTKALIDVEAAVHEAASAGKVGVTGYCFGGALTWRAAHAGLGLSAASAYYGGGVPNYIELAPKIPLEAHFGENDTGIPLDQVEALRKRYPGVPIYLYPAGHGFCNSDRQVYDEASAVKANARTLAFFAQHLA from the coding sequence ATGGGCGAACGGATCAAACTGACGACGGTGGATGGCTTTTCGCTCAACGCCTACAGGGCGGCGCCGAGCGGCAAGCCAAAGGGCGGCGTGGTGCTGCTGCAGGAGGTGTGGGGCCTCAACAGCTGGATCCGCAGCGAGGTCGAGCGCTATGCGCGCGAGGGTTATCTCTGTGTCGCGCCGGCGACGATGGACCGCCTGGACTACGGCTTCGAGAGCGAGAACTACGGCCCGGATCATTTCGCGACGGTCGGGCAGCTCATGAAGGCGTTCGACCCGACCAAGGCCCTCATCGACGTCGAAGCCGCGGTGCACGAGGCCGCGAGCGCCGGCAAGGTCGGCGTCACCGGCTATTGCTTCGGCGGCGCCCTGACCTGGCGCGCGGCCCATGCCGGTCTCGGCCTCTCCGCGGCGTCGGCCTATTATGGCGGCGGTGTGCCGAACTATATTGAGCTCGCGCCGAAGATTCCGCTGGAGGCCCATTTCGGCGAGAACGACACCGGCATCCCGCTCGACCAGGTGGAGGCGCTGCGCAAGCGCTACCCCGGCGTGCCGATCTATCTCTATCCAGCCGGCCATGGCTTCTGCAACAGCGACCGGCAGGTCTATGACGAGGCCAGCGCCGTGAAGGCCAACGCCCGGACGCTCGCCTTCTTCGCGCAGCACCTGGCTTGA
- the hflX gene encoding GTPase HflX: MKPESSKSDAAAKVAQRVDAHELEVASGTRTYVVVPILSRRPGEGGPSRSPAARLEEAVGLAGAIDLAVVGSGLVTLAEIRPATYIGKGKVEEIAGLVKAEEITLVLMDCALSPVQQRNLEKAWGAKVIDRTGLILEIFGRRARTREGALQVELAHLNYQKGRLVRSWTHLERQRGGGGFLGGPGETQIESDRRLLQDRIVKLERELEQVKRTRALHRSSRRKVPFPIVALVGYTNAGKSTLFNRLTRAEVLAQDMLFATLDPTLRALKLPHGSKAILSDTVGFISDLPTMLVAAFRATLEEVMEADVVLHVRDISHGDTDAQAADVRAILGSLGIDGSDGRTLIEVWNKVDLLGEVEREALITASQRDGADRPIVVSALTGEGTGLLLERIEGLVSAGRLTLDVDVPPSDGAGLAWLHKTCDVLSREAGEDGVVHVRVRVAPERVDQVRRRFGLAA; the protein is encoded by the coding sequence GTGAAGCCTGAATCATCGAAGTCCGACGCGGCCGCCAAGGTCGCTCAGCGCGTCGATGCGCACGAGCTCGAGGTTGCCTCGGGCACGCGCACCTATGTCGTGGTGCCGATCCTGTCCCGACGCCCGGGCGAGGGCGGGCCCTCGCGGTCGCCGGCCGCGCGGCTGGAGGAGGCCGTCGGCCTTGCCGGCGCCATCGACCTCGCCGTGGTCGGCTCCGGCCTGGTGACGCTCGCCGAGATCCGCCCCGCCACCTATATCGGCAAGGGCAAGGTCGAGGAGATCGCCGGACTGGTCAAGGCCGAGGAGATCACGCTCGTCCTGATGGATTGCGCTCTCTCCCCGGTGCAGCAGCGCAACCTGGAGAAGGCCTGGGGCGCCAAGGTGATCGACCGCACCGGCCTGATCCTGGAGATCTTCGGCCGCCGGGCCCGCACCCGCGAGGGTGCGCTGCAGGTGGAGCTCGCCCATCTCAACTACCAGAAGGGCCGGCTCGTCCGCTCCTGGACCCACCTGGAGCGCCAGCGCGGCGGCGGCGGCTTCCTCGGCGGCCCGGGCGAGACGCAGATCGAGTCCGACCGCCGGCTGCTGCAGGACCGCATCGTCAAGCTCGAGCGCGAGCTGGAGCAGGTCAAGCGCACCCGCGCCCTGCACCGCTCCAGCCGGCGCAAGGTGCCGTTCCCGATCGTGGCGCTGGTCGGCTACACCAATGCCGGCAAGTCGACGCTGTTCAACCGCCTGACCCGGGCCGAGGTGCTGGCCCAGGACATGCTCTTCGCCACGCTCGACCCGACGCTCAGGGCCCTGAAGCTGCCGCACGGCTCGAAGGCGATCCTGTCCGACACGGTCGGCTTCATCTCCGACCTGCCGACCATGCTGGTCGCCGCCTTCCGCGCCACGCTGGAGGAGGTGATGGAGGCGGACGTCGTCCTGCATGTCCGCGACATCTCCCACGGCGACACCGACGCCCAGGCGGCGGACGTGCGGGCGATCCTCGGCAGCCTCGGCATCGACGGCTCGGACGGCCGCACGCTGATCGAGGTCTGGAACAAGGTCGACCTCCTCGGCGAGGTCGAGCGCGAGGCCCTCATCACCGCCTCGCAGCGCGACGGCGCCGACCGGCCGATCGTGGTCTCGGCCCTGACCGGGGAGGGGACGGGGCTCCTGCTGGAGCGAATCGAAGGCCTGGTCTCGGCCGGGCGGCTGACGCTCGACGTCGACGTGCCGCCCTCCGACGGCGCGGGCCTCGCCTGGCTGCACAAGACCTGCGACGTGCTGTCGCGCGAGGCCGGCGAGGACGGGGTCGTGCACGTGCGCGTGCGCGTCGCGCCCGAACGCGTCGACCAGGTGCGCCGGCGCTTCGGGCTGGCCGCCTGA
- a CDS encoding APC family permease, with the protein MTTPHAESPAAPGLQAGAIRVWESVLISIAASAPGQATAVSLGLLIPATAYAGGLSILATTAAMLAIAWSYHRLNMWHQNAGGAYAWVGRAVSPYLGYLVGCIMLAGYVLGTVSDILPIGPSVLTLLGFADVSNAWGEALSATILGGITMVYAVVGIHVTARFQTVISLIEHAILISFCVVGVTVVFVLKREGTVTPSWDWLMPSGIAGGGSIVAGMIIAVYLFTGWDTSIYLNEETERPEVNPGKAAIWSVAILGVYYAVLVVSLQGAASLKDIAAHQDSALIFIAHQLVGSPWDKVMAFAIVLSILGTTQAFLVAAARISFAMSRDGLLPASLGEISRTYRTPAKATIVFGVVMIAATWVYVFVSSVSGAFDAVVSCVGVMFALFYAVTGLTTSWAFRRIVTASFGNLVSLGLVPLLGAATLLYVAACSTVELDPMALWSLIAITAASVLGMVVARLRAGAAFFRLGPDAALGTQET; encoded by the coding sequence ATGACGACCCCGCATGCCGAATCCCCAGCCGCGCCGGGCCTGCAGGCCGGCGCCATCCGGGTCTGGGAAAGCGTCCTGATCTCGATTGCGGCCTCGGCGCCCGGCCAGGCCACGGCGGTATCCCTGGGCCTCCTGATCCCGGCCACCGCCTATGCCGGCGGGCTATCCATCCTCGCCACCACGGCGGCGATGCTCGCCATCGCCTGGTCCTATCACCGGCTCAACATGTGGCACCAGAACGCCGGCGGAGCCTATGCCTGGGTCGGCCGGGCGGTCAGTCCCTATCTCGGCTATCTCGTCGGCTGCATCATGCTGGCCGGCTATGTGCTCGGCACGGTCAGCGACATCCTGCCGATCGGCCCCTCCGTCCTCACCCTGCTGGGCTTCGCCGACGTCTCCAACGCCTGGGGCGAGGCGCTGTCCGCCACCATCCTGGGCGGGATCACCATGGTCTATGCGGTGGTCGGCATCCACGTGACCGCCCGCTTCCAGACCGTGATCTCGCTGATCGAGCACGCCATCCTGATCAGCTTCTGCGTCGTCGGCGTCACTGTCGTCTTCGTCCTGAAGCGCGAGGGCACGGTGACGCCGAGCTGGGACTGGCTGATGCCCTCCGGGATCGCCGGCGGCGGCAGCATCGTCGCCGGCATGATCATCGCCGTCTATCTCTTCACCGGCTGGGACACCTCGATCTATCTCAACGAGGAGACCGAGCGGCCGGAGGTCAACCCGGGCAAGGCGGCGATCTGGTCGGTCGCCATCCTCGGCGTCTACTACGCCGTCCTCGTCGTCTCGCTGCAGGGCGCGGCCTCGCTGAAGGACATCGCCGCCCACCAGGACTCGGCGCTGATCTTCATCGCCCACCAGCTCGTCGGCTCGCCCTGGGACAAGGTCATGGCCTTCGCCATCGTGCTGTCGATCCTCGGCACGACGCAGGCCTTCCTGGTCGCCGCGGCCCGGATCTCCTTCGCCATGAGCCGCGACGGCCTGCTGCCGGCCTCCCTGGGCGAGATCAGCCGGACCTACCGGACCCCGGCCAAGGCGACGATCGTCTTCGGCGTGGTGATGATCGCCGCCACCTGGGTCTACGTCTTCGTCTCCTCGGTCAGCGGGGCCTTCGACGCAGTGGTGAGCTGCGTCGGCGTGATGTTCGCGCTGTTCTACGCGGTGACCGGCCTGACCACGAGCTGGGCGTTCCGCCGCATCGTCACGGCGAGCTTCGGCAACCTGGTCAGCCTCGGCCTCGTGCCGCTGCTCGGCGCGGCGACGCTGCTCTATGTCGCCGCGTGCTCGACCGTCGAGCTGGACCCGATGGCGCTGTGGTCGCTGATCGCCATCACGGCCGCGAGCGTCCTCGGCATGGTGGTCGCGCGGCTGAGGGCCGGGGCGGCGTTCTTCCGGCTCGGCCCGGACGCCGCGCTGGGCACCCAGGAAACCTGA
- a CDS encoding glutamine synthetase family protein, with the protein MKDDAFSMGGGVGVLPGPAAGRPEARAEGLGGRLSLGELTRAVGEGAIDTVIVAMTDMQGRLIGKRLTGRFFLETRCGPQLFCDYFLATDMEMTQVPGYQAASWQKGYGDFALVPDMATLRALPWLPGTAIVLADVTTREGLPLVHSPRQMLRRQLARLDALGLVADMAAELEFYLFNESFEAARAKSYQGLKASSWYPEDGHIFQTSKDEPYIRAVRNLMERADIPVEGSKAEWSAGQQEINLQHAEALETCDRLVLYKNGCKEIAHGMGRAVSFMAKLDESAAGNSCHIHLSLRERASDRPVFADAGAPAGMSETFRHFLAGAIAHAPAATFFFAPNVNSYKRFSAGTFAPTRLAWSIDNRTTSFRVLGTGKGLRFECRVPGADANPYLAFAALIAAGLAGLEQRLALPPAYEGDAYLADDMPRIPGTLHQALGHLERSAVLRQAFGDEAFEHYLHCGRWELGAFERAVTDWERLRLFERC; encoded by the coding sequence ATGAAGGATGACGCGTTCTCGATGGGCGGCGGCGTTGGCGTGCTGCCCGGCCCGGCCGCGGGGCGACCGGAGGCGCGGGCGGAGGGCCTCGGCGGCCGGCTCAGCCTGGGCGAGCTGACGCGCGCCGTCGGCGAGGGCGCCATCGACACGGTGATCGTGGCGATGACGGACATGCAGGGCCGTCTCATCGGCAAGCGCCTGACCGGGCGCTTCTTCCTGGAGACACGCTGCGGCCCGCAGCTCTTCTGCGACTATTTCCTGGCCACCGACATGGAGATGACGCAGGTGCCCGGCTACCAGGCGGCGTCCTGGCAGAAGGGCTACGGCGACTTCGCGCTCGTGCCCGACATGGCGACGCTGCGGGCGCTGCCCTGGCTGCCCGGCACCGCGATCGTGCTGGCTGATGTGACGACGCGCGAGGGCCTGCCCCTCGTCCACTCACCACGCCAGATGCTGCGCCGGCAGCTCGCCCGGCTGGACGCCCTGGGCCTGGTGGCGGACATGGCCGCCGAGCTCGAGTTCTACCTGTTCAACGAGAGCTTCGAGGCGGCCCGCGCCAAGTCCTATCAGGGGCTGAAGGCCTCCAGCTGGTATCCCGAGGACGGCCACATCTTCCAGACCAGCAAGGACGAGCCCTATATCCGCGCCGTCCGCAACCTGATGGAGCGGGCGGACATTCCCGTCGAGGGCTCCAAGGCCGAATGGAGCGCCGGCCAGCAGGAGATCAACCTGCAGCACGCCGAGGCGCTGGAGACCTGCGACCGGCTCGTCCTCTACAAGAACGGCTGCAAGGAGATCGCCCACGGCATGGGCCGGGCGGTCAGCTTCATGGCCAAGCTCGACGAGTCGGCTGCCGGCAATTCCTGCCACATCCACCTGTCGCTGCGGGAGCGGGCATCGGATCGGCCCGTCTTCGCCGATGCCGGGGCCCCCGCCGGCATGTCGGAGACCTTCCGGCACTTCCTCGCCGGAGCCATCGCGCATGCGCCCGCCGCGACCTTTTTCTTCGCCCCGAACGTCAATTCCTACAAGCGTTTCAGCGCCGGGACGTTCGCCCCGACCCGCCTCGCCTGGTCGATCGACAATCGGACGACATCGTTCCGGGTGCTCGGCACGGGCAAGGGCCTGCGCTTCGAATGCCGGGTGCCGGGCGCGGACGCCAACCCGTATCTCGCCTTCGCCGCGCTGATCGCCGCCGGGCTGGCCGGCCTGGAGCAGCGGCTCGCCCTGCCGCCGGCCTACGAGGGCGATGCCTATCTCGCCGACGACATGCCCCGCATTCCCGGAACGCTCCATCAGGCGCTGGGGCATCTGGAGCGGTCGGCGGTGCTGCGCCAGGCCTTCGGCGACGAGGCCTTCGAGCACTACCTCCACTGCGGCCGCTGGGAGCTCGGCGCCTTCGAGCGCGCCGTGACGGACTGGGAAAGGCTGCGCCTGTTCGAACGGTGCTGA
- a CDS encoding D-amino-acid transaminase: MSRIAYVNGLYVPLREACVHVEDRGFQFADGVYEVCEVHRGRMIDETRHLERLKRSLRELRIAMPVAESALKVVLRETIRRNRVVEGLVYMQVTRGAARRDFVFPAEGTLPSLIVIARQTDRQKADAAAAAGISVITTPDNRWERVDVKSVSLLPNALARQKAKEQGAREAWFFDEEGYVTEGAASNAWIITPERTLVTRPAEFGILRGVTRTTLLDLARREGLTVVERPFTVAEARAAQEAFITAATAVITPVIRIDGAPVGDGRPGPLAARLRAAFHEVAEAAS, translated from the coding sequence ATGAGCCGCATCGCCTATGTCAATGGCCTCTATGTCCCGCTGCGGGAAGCCTGCGTGCATGTCGAGGACCGCGGCTTCCAGTTCGCCGACGGCGTCTACGAGGTGTGCGAGGTGCACCGCGGCCGCATGATCGACGAGACGCGCCATCTGGAGCGTCTGAAGCGCTCGCTGCGCGAGCTGCGCATCGCCATGCCGGTGGCCGAGAGCGCGCTCAAGGTCGTTCTGCGAGAAACCATCCGGCGCAACCGCGTCGTCGAGGGGCTGGTCTACATGCAGGTGACGCGCGGCGCCGCCCGCCGCGACTTCGTCTTCCCGGCCGAGGGCACGCTGCCCTCGCTGATCGTCATCGCCCGCCAGACCGACCGGCAGAAGGCCGATGCTGCGGCTGCCGCCGGCATTTCGGTGATCACCACGCCGGACAACCGCTGGGAGCGCGTCGACGTCAAGTCGGTCTCGCTGCTGCCCAACGCCCTGGCGCGCCAGAAGGCCAAGGAGCAGGGTGCCCGCGAGGCCTGGTTCTTCGACGAGGAGGGCTATGTCACCGAGGGCGCGGCCAGCAATGCCTGGATCATCACCCCGGAACGGACGCTGGTGACCCGCCCGGCCGAGTTCGGCATCCTGCGCGGCGTGACGCGCACCACGCTGCTCGACCTGGCGCGCCGGGAGGGGCTGACCGTGGTCGAGCGCCCCTTCACCGTGGCGGAGGCGAGGGCGGCGCAGGAGGCCTTCATCACCGCGGCCACGGCCGTCATCACCCCCGTGATCCGAATCGACGGCGCGCCGGTGGGCGACGGCAGGCCGGGGCCGCTCGCCGCCAGGCTGCGCGCCGCGTTCCACGAGGTCGCCGAAGCTGCGTCGTGA